From Gammaproteobacteria bacterium:
CAGGAAGTTATCTCAACCTCCCTCTCTCAAGCGAGGCGCGTATTCTACTGCCTCCGGCGTTTTTTTCAAGGCTTTTTTCAAACCTTTTTCACCGCCCCGACCCGCTTGCCAATCTCTCAACCAGCCAACCCGTCAGGGAGCGCGCATTATAGGCACATCAAAATTTACCGCAAGCCCTAAATGCGCACTTCAAAACTGTTCGATCAGAAACTAGGCACCCTGCCCCTGGTCATGCTTGCGAACTATACAAGAGAGGCGCACATACGGCCCCTTCAGCACTGGAGTCACCTCAAAGCGCAGACCATTGTGATCAGTAAATTTGGTAAGGTGGTGCTGGGCTGCAGACTTCACTACACGAGCAATTGCTGCGCGCTCAGTTTCAGAATCCGCCGACAGACCAATCTCACCCAGCGTCTCACACTGTTCGCGCGCCGCGACCTTCTGCTGCATATTAATGTAAGGGAGCATCATCTCGGAGCGCTCGTCCATGACATTGAGCAACAAGCCACGCATTGCCGACCGCGCCCGCCATCCGTCCTGCGCACTGTCCCAACCATCAATCTTGAATGTTGGATCCTTCATCAACGCCTGTTTGATTCGACCCGGGTCATAATCAGACCAGCCAGGTGACGATACCACCAACAGCGTCGCCGCAAGATAGCTCCAGCGCATACCCACCCCCAAACGAAGAAATCTTATTGTTTATATTTTATTGCCGAGCCAGAAGGGTATTGCAGAGACCGCCGAGATGCAAGCGTTCAATTTATGATCAGATTATTTATTCTCAGGCATAGACATCAACAACACGGCCACGAGGCGGAACATACCAGGTTGCAACCTCCACCGCCTTGGCCACGAAGGCTCGTCCTGCCTCAGCTTGGTCCACCATGGCACTTGCCAACGCCTCACCATGTTCATGAGTCAGCAAATTCGCCCGCAAATCAGTCATATAGTGATTTGCCTGGCGATTATAAACCGGCAGTTGGCTATAGGCGTGAGACACATTCAGTGTGCCAATGATCGATTTCGTAATCATTGGGGGATAGTACTAAAAACAATTCCAATACACTGTGAACCACGTCTAAGAATCGCAACAAAAACCGCCCCTGGAAAACAAAAAAGCCCAACACTTTGAAATGTCGGGCTTTTTTACTCAAATATGGCGGAGGGGGAGGGATTCGAACCCTCGATACGCTATTAACGTATACACACTTTCCAGGCGTGCGCCTTCAACCGCTCGGCCACCTCTCCAAGAGGCCGCAGATACTAAAACAAACCTGCTCGAGATTCAACTGCTATCCCCTTCAATTACAAACTTTTTCACCAACTCCCAACTGAAAGAAACAGGTGCGCGCCGACGGCAATTTACATAGAATGGGTCGCATGGACAGCATTCACGCCACTTTCGCTCGACCTAGCGTCGCCACCCAGGGCGATTCGCAACTGATTGACCAGCTCAGTCGCAATAGCTCGCCCTATCATGATCCATTACTCAGGGTCCGGTGGGAGCAGCTTAACCAAAACAGCTTCTGGCTACCCGAGCCGGCAATCTCATTATATGGCTGCCCGGAATACGACAAACTCAGCCTCGAACAGCGTAAGACCCTGTCGCAATTTGAGTTTTTGAATTTCATCGAAGCAGGAATCTGGCTGGAAAGCCTGTTCATGGAACGCATCGCCCGCTCCCTTGGCAAACAAGCGCGCAACCTTGCTGAAGTCACTTATCACTTGCATGAAATGCGGGAAGAAGCCGGCCACAGCCTGATGTTTGTGGAATTGCTGCGACGCAGCGGGCCCCTGCTACCAAATACTCGCTTTCATCGCTTCGATATATCCAATGTATTAGCCAGAATTGCCCCATTTGAATCCGTCATCTTCTGGACGGCGGTGCTGATTGGCGAAGAAGTCCCCGATCGGATGAATCGCTTTGTGCGCAAACACCAGGATGCGGTCAATCCCGCGATTTTTGACATTGTCAGCGTGCATATCATTGATGAAGCCCGCCACATTGCCCACGCCAAAGACAGCATTGCCCAAGCCCTGAGTAATGCCAGCCCATTAAAACGTCGCCTGCTTAGCGCCATCATTAATCGAATGATTCGGGAGTTTGTTCGCGCCTTTTATCTGCCTGGTGCCCACATCTACGAGATGGCCGGACTTGCTCCAGGAACAGCATGGGCGCAGCGTGCGCGCAACAACCTGCACCGCAGCAGCTTCATTCATCAATGCACCGAACCTACCCTGCGCACGTTGCGCGGGCACGGTCTGCAACTGGACTGGAAATAGGGAACCGTCTGCGCGATCGGCAGACTCGACTTACTGACAGGAAAAAACGAACTGCGTTTCTCGACTTGGCGAACAACGACTAGAACAGGTCGATATCACCTTCGTCGTCAACCGTATCGGACAGAGCCTGCAGCGCTCGACCAATCGCTTCGTCTTCCGACAAACCTTGCAGCACCGCATCGAACAGCACGCGCTCATCCTTCATTGCCAACACTGAGGTCAATTCAGCCGTGGCTCGCACGTCACCCACATCAAGAAAATGCTTGGCGTGCCTCAGTCGTTGCGAGACCCGATCATAAAACTGCAGCGCAACAACCGTACTGGATATCATTGCCTGCGCCTCGCCCATGTGCTTGGCCAGCGAAGCCTGCGCTTTTTCATTGGCTGGCTGATCTTGCAATCTGGCAGCAGCCGACTGAATATTCAACAATATCCCCTGTAACTGCGCGATACTCTGCGTCGCATTGGCCGAGGTCTGCTCGCCATCACGCACCGAGAATTCGATCCAGGCTTTGACTAGAGCAACAATCTTTGCGTCCACGCCTTCTTCGAAATGATGCAATTGTCCATCCTTTATCAAAACCTGGGTCACACTCATTGGAAAGTTCCTTAAGCTTAGACTATAGCACTACAAACGTTGACGAGCCCCGGGAAGCAACAATTCCAATACCTCCAAAAACTGGAAAATGGCCTCGTGCAACATCGGCTTGATTCGCTCGGTTTCCAACCCCACCAGCGCCCATGCCTCGGCCTCGCATGCCGTATCCAATTCTTCTTCGTCACCTATTTCCAGCGCATGCGCCATAACGTTGGCCATGTGCACAATACTCACTTCCAGTTCATGCTGCTTTGTTTCGCGCGGGTTATGGTGATATTGCACCGCCGTCGCCAATGATTCCGACAAGCCCCAGTGGCGCAGCAGTTCCGCAGCCAGCTCACCATGATCAAACCCCAGCACCAACCGCTCTGCCGTCACCCCGTCATCCAACTGATGTTCATTTTCAACCGCCCATATTTCATCGACTTGCTCTGGAAAACGGTGATAAATCACCAAACGGCCAATATCGTGCAGCAAACCAGCAACAAACAGCCGCTCGGGATGTAGCACGTTACATTCGCGCGCCAGGATGCGCGCCAGTACGGCCGCGAAAATGCTGTGCCGCCAGAAGCTGGCCATGTTCACTTTATTGGCCGACAGCCCGGCAAACGTTTCCACTGCTGTGGTTGCCCACACCATGTTCTGTAATTCTTTCAGGCCTATCATCAAAACCGCACGCGAAACGGTTTCAATTTTGGCCTCGAAGCCATACATCGGGCTGTTAACCAGCTTCAGCAAACGCAAGGTCAGCGCTGGATCCTTGCTGATAACATTGCCAATTTGATCTATGTCCGAGTTGGGATCATTGACGAGATCGTTAACGAGAAAACAAACTTCCGGAAGAGAAACCAGTCCATCCACACCGCGAACAAGCTCCTGCACCGAATTCGGAAACACCTTGCTCTCCGACATAAAACTCTCTCTGATTACATTGACAACTAGTTGTTTTTGTTTAATATTTTCAGCAAACTTTCGTATTCGAAGTTATTGAATGTAACGTCCGCCCTGGTTGAATCTTTACCCTGCCGCGAGCAAAAATTCCCACACAAATTAATGAGGGCTGGGGACGATAATAAAAAAACTTGATGAGAGAATAGGATTCCGGCATCATCCAGAATCCACAGTGTTTTCTCGGAGAAGAACAAATGGGTTATACAGAGACTCTAACTTTCGCGATTTATGCAATTTCGGTTGTAGGCGTTATTCTTGGCGCTTTCACCATCGCGAAAATCTACAGCAAGGAAGGCTTTCGTTAAGCCTTCCTATTTCTGTGGCCTCACTCTTGAGGCCGCAAGCTTTGCCCGCTCGCGACAATCTTCCACATCATTCCCGTAGGCCAGCGCCACTCCCATTCGACGACGCTCGAAAGATTCGGGCTTGCCGAACAGGCGTAAATCCGTGTTTTCCACCGCTAATGCCTTGTCCACATCGGCAAAGTGAATCCCTTTTTCTTCCATGCCGCCGTAAATCACCGCACTGGCACCGGCGCTGATACACTGGGTTGAGACTGGCAAGCCCAGAATCGCGCGGGCGTGCAGTTCGAATTCATTTTGCCGCTGGGTCGCCATGGTCACCATGCCGGTGTCATGGGGACGGGGGCTGACTTCGCTAAACCAGACCTGGTCATCACGAACAAACAACTCCACCCCAAACAAGCCACGCCCGCCCAAAGCCTCGGTCACTTTATGCGCAATTTCCTGGGCACGCTTGAGCGCCGCCGGCGTCATCGGCTGCGGCTGCCAGCTTTCGACGTAATCACCGTGCTTTTGGATATGACCAACGGGATCACAGAAGTAGGTAGTCACTTCGCCTTTGGCATTCTTTGCCCGGACAGTCAGCAGGGTAATTTCAAAATCAAAATCGATCACGCCCTCGACGATTACTTTGCCGTGATTGACTCGCCCGCCCTGCATGGCGTAATTCCACGCGGTTTCAACGTCCTCAGGATTACGAATCATCGATTGCCCCTTGCCCGACGATGACATCACCGGCTTGACGATACAGGGGTAGCCAATGCCACCATCGATCGCCATTTGCAATTCGTTCAACGACTGGGCGAACGCATAAGTGGAAGTCGGCAATTCCAGTTCTTCGGCAGCCAGGCGACGGATGCCTTCACGGTTCATGGTCAATTGGGTGGCGCGTGCCGTGGGAATGACTTCAGCCACGCCCTCGGCCTCGATTTGCGCCAACACGTCGGTGGCAATGGCTTCGATCTCGGGCACCACCAGATGAGGCTTTTCGGATTCGATCAACTGACGCAATGCCTGGGGATCAGACATATTGATGGCATACGCACGATGGGCAACCTGATGCCCTGGCGCATTTTCGTAACGGTCCACGGCGATGACTTCCACGCCCAGACGCTGCAGGGCAATGATCACTTCCTTGCCAAGCTCGCCGGCACCCAGCATCATCACTTTGGTCGCCGATGGCGATAGTGGCGTTCCAATACGCATATGTTTCTCCCCCAAAATTTTTTGCAGGATAGTACGCCGATAGCCCGCCGGAATCAAAAAAACTGCGCTAAATGATCAGCAATCAATCGGGCACCGCTCGGCTCGGGGATGGCGGGCTTGGGAGTGTTCAATACTTGCTCAATCGCGTCCCGCAGTTCGCCAGAAAAAAACTGCTCACGACTGATTTCTTGTGCCTGACCATGCCGCAGCAGCCAGTCGACAATGAATGGTTCCTCCGCCCAGTCGCCACGACACACGAACAACACGGGTTTGCCATTGCAGACGGCCTCGGTGGTCGTGCCATAGCCGGGCTTGGTCACCACCAGATCGCAACTGGCCAGCAAATCGGTAAATGTCAGCAGACAATGCTGGGCACACAACACATCCGGCCGGTCACTGTGCACTAACCAGGACGCCACCCAGCGCACGCCATCAATACGCGGCCAGCGCTCCAACGGGATGGCGGTTTCTATTCCGCCGGGAACGATAAACACCAAACGCTCCCCCTCGCCCAAACCCCAATGGCAATTGAGCCATTCGCGCTGATTGCTTCCCAGCTTGGCCAGGGGTGGCACATCCACGCCAT
This genomic window contains:
- a CDS encoding HDOD domain-containing protein, yielding MSESKVFPNSVQELVRGVDGLVSLPEVCFLVNDLVNDPNSDIDQIGNVISKDPALTLRLLKLVNSPMYGFEAKIETVSRAVLMIGLKELQNMVWATTAVETFAGLSANKVNMASFWRHSIFAAVLARILARECNVLHPERLFVAGLLHDIGRLVIYHRFPEQVDEIWAVENEHQLDDGVTAERLVLGFDHGELAAELLRHWGLSESLATAVQYHHNPRETKQHELEVSIVHMANVMAHALEIGDEEELDTACEAEAWALVGLETERIKPMLHEAIFQFLEVLELLLPGARQRL
- the purT gene encoding formate-dependent phosphoribosylglycinamide formyltransferase, with translation MRIGTPLSPSATKVMMLGAGELGKEVIIALQRLGVEVIAVDRYENAPGHQVAHRAYAINMSDPQALRQLIESEKPHLVVPEIEAIATDVLAQIEAEGVAEVIPTARATQLTMNREGIRRLAAEELELPTSTYAFAQSLNELQMAIDGGIGYPCIVKPVMSSSGKGQSMIRNPEDVETAWNYAMQGGRVNHGKVIVEGVIDFDFEITLLTVRAKNAKGEVTTYFCDPVGHIQKHGDYVESWQPQPMTPAALKRAQEIAHKVTEALGGRGLFGVELFVRDDQVWFSEVSPRPHDTGMVTMATQRQNEFELHARAILGLPVSTQCISAGASAVIYGGMEEKGIHFADVDKALAVENTDLRLFGKPESFERRRMGVALAYGNDVEDCRERAKLAASRVRPQK
- a CDS encoding diiron oxygenase, translating into MDSIHATFARPSVATQGDSQLIDQLSRNSSPYHDPLLRVRWEQLNQNSFWLPEPAISLYGCPEYDKLSLEQRKTLSQFEFLNFIEAGIWLESLFMERIARSLGKQARNLAEVTYHLHEMREEAGHSLMFVELLRRSGPLLPNTRFHRFDISNVLARIAPFESVIFWTAVLIGEEVPDRMNRFVRKHQDAVNPAIFDIVSVHIIDEARHIAHAKDSIAQALSNASPLKRRLLSAIINRMIREFVRAFYLPGAHIYEMAGLAPGTAWAQRARNNLHRSSFIHQCTEPTLRTLRGHGLQLDWK